One window of Sporocytophaga myxococcoides genomic DNA carries:
- a CDS encoding T9SS type A sorting domain-containing protein, which yields MKLLKFTLMNLMAGAMSLSAISQTHMINSSNVPYAHMGESVAQYGGYSLFGAYEDGIITPNGKTYSGAVYLYNNNGVLEKSYRLTADSLQYANVGRSVALNSNFIAATATGVIITQGPRPCVYIAGKTNGVWNNNFSYSIIDPAVAITTDLQVALDGYGTLAIGSPGTEINGVRTGAVFIYEFVGSQWVKKQTLTPPNQVVDGKFGRAIAFHNNLLIVGAPESSGGRVYTYSKNGTWNQLNVFPTGGITYAGANLGHKVDISDNTAIVSAPGHNGTGSVFFLELQSNNQWAVSSQISNLKAASVAIENIKAVVGVDQAEYSGNATAVQFYFKEWNGWNLKKTRTSTEAGDNFGYDVDIEGSKVLVSRKYADKGSIPNVGAGVSYDFWSTIYSSSREAGDFEDAADVNNLYPNPSSLSEVTFNSNEEILQVDAYGQNGSSIKLAFSGNKIDVRSLTPGLYTLQIRTAKGVESKKLSVL from the coding sequence ATGAAATTATTAAAATTTACTCTAATGAATCTGATGGCAGGAGCGATGTCGCTTTCTGCCATATCCCAAACTCACATGATAAACTCTTCTAATGTGCCTTATGCGCATATGGGAGAAAGCGTAGCACAGTATGGAGGTTACTCCTTATTTGGTGCATACGAAGATGGTATAATAACTCCTAATGGGAAAACTTATTCAGGTGCGGTGTACCTTTATAACAACAATGGAGTTCTTGAAAAAAGTTACAGACTTACTGCAGATTCACTTCAGTATGCAAACGTAGGTCGTTCTGTTGCATTAAACAGTAATTTTATTGCTGCAACTGCTACAGGTGTTATTATTACCCAAGGCCCAAGACCATGTGTATATATTGCAGGTAAAACTAACGGAGTTTGGAATAATAACTTCAGCTATAGCATTATTGACCCTGCTGTTGCAATAACTACTGATCTACAGGTGGCCTTAGATGGTTATGGAACCCTTGCAATTGGATCACCTGGAACTGAAATCAATGGGGTTAGGACAGGAGCAGTATTTATCTATGAATTTGTAGGTTCTCAGTGGGTAAAAAAACAGACACTTACACCTCCAAACCAAGTCGTTGATGGAAAATTCGGAAGAGCCATTGCATTTCATAATAATTTGTTAATAGTTGGAGCCCCTGAGAGTAGTGGTGGCCGAGTATATACTTATTCTAAAAACGGAACATGGAATCAATTAAATGTATTCCCTACAGGTGGAATTACTTATGCAGGTGCTAACCTAGGTCATAAAGTGGATATTTCTGATAATACTGCTATTGTAAGTGCTCCTGGGCACAATGGTACAGGAAGTGTATTCTTTTTAGAACTTCAGAGCAATAATCAGTGGGCTGTATCTTCTCAGATTTCAAATCTAAAGGCTGCTTCTGTTGCTATTGAAAATATAAAGGCTGTGGTTGGAGTTGATCAAGCTGAGTATTCTGGAAATGCAACAGCTGTTCAGTTCTACTTTAAAGAGTGGAATGGCTGGAATCTGAAGAAAACCAGAACAAGCACTGAAGCTGGGGATAACTTTGGCTATGATGTGGATATCGAAGGTAGCAAAGTATTGGTATCAAGAAAATATGCTGATAAAGGCAGTATTCCAAATGTTGGCGCTGGAGTGTCATATGATTTTTGGAGTACTATCTACAGCAGTTCCAGAGAAGCCGGAGATTTCGAAGATGCTGCTGATGTAAATAATTTATATCCTAACCCATCTTCGCTTTCTGAAGTTACATTTAACAGTAATGAGGAAATTTTGCAGGTTGATGCTTATGGCCAGAATGGAAGCTCGATTAAATTGGCTTTTTCCGGAAATAAAATTGATGTGAGATCCTTGACTCCAGGTTTGTATACTTTACAGATTAGAACTGCTAAAGGGGTAGAAAGTAAAAAGCTTTCAGTTCTTTAA